CGCTTATTAcggagcttaataaagaagttACGCTATCTATTAAACGCCGCTATTActctaagaccctagaaACGTTTAATAGTATTATTGCCCTTActagttatatactagaagccCTTATTAAAGCGGAGTTAGTACCCTTCTTAATACTCGCGGAAGTATAGATAAGCGTTAGCTATTATCGGAGTTTCTACGCTATAGTTAGTAcgtataatctatatattaagGTTAGCGATAGCGTCGAGAGATGCACTAAGAAGTATACTAAGATCGTAGCTTACCTACGGCGTCTTCCTAAGGGATTCGACTATACCGAGATACTAATAGAATACCGAGaacttcgtcttagctatagtgccgACGTACGCCTATATAATCTTACGTAAATATACgttaatatagtagtagaacTATATACTAAACAGCTCTAgcttatagtatatatctatagactatatataatccgggcccttagcctttagaagGTAAGAGCGGACCTTAACTCTCTTACTAATACGACGTACTTGAACGGCGCCGAGTTTATTTAGTAGGCGATACTATAGATCCGGTTCCTATATATACGGATTAGCACCGAGAGCTTTACTAGGAGCCCGAGATCGCGAACCTTCTAATTAGTCTAAACTCCTTCTATATCTCCCTTACGAGACTACGGTATCCGTAATCTTCTAGCGCTCTACCCTTAATAACTCCGACTAATACGCtcttaataatcttattatatatcGGCTAATTATCCTTAGGGATCCTATAGTAGAAACCTATACTCTTCCTTAATTAAACGAACTACTACTTCGAGAGCTTAAACCTATCTAGCTATAGGatcttatagtatatattatCCTTCTTATCCGTTTCCTAGAATAGGTACTTAACCCTCGTACGTAGGCGCTCCTTATTATTCTTACCGAGATTAGGCCTCCGAGGCCTTATTATAATACGGTAAGTTACTAGTTGTCGCCTTAAAGTTCTAAGGGATATATCTACCTACTTTTACTCTCTTAGCTATACTCTTATAGCCTCGTAGCTTAGTCCTAAGACGTATAGTAGGACTTTAATCTCCTCGCGAAGGTAGTCGTAATTAGGCCGTAGACGTAGTATAGCGGTAGGATTACGCTAAGATTACCGGCGAGCGCTAAGGGCGTATATTCGTATATTCGTAGAGGCGTATATTCGTAATAAGGGCGATAGCGTAAGGGCGATAGCGTAAGGGTAACGGATTCTATAGTAGACGACTCCTTAgcgatagcgacgacgagcataATAACGGTATTACTAGTAGTAGCGTATATATTAATTAAGGgctatatatagctagatcATTAAAGGTCTAAACATCTAATTCGCAAAATAGAGGTAGTGGCAGTAACTCACGAATGGTGCGCCATCACGGGAGAGTCCCGCAGTAGTTAGCTGCTATAAAGCACTTCCATTTACGGTTTAACGCCGGGCGCTGCCAACATCGGGGCATTTCAACTTGCCCCTTGCACACGTTACTCCAGCTCTCGACAAGGTGTGTAGGGCGGCTATGCAGCTAGGCCAGGCGTAGCGACTTGCTGTGTGAGAGCATTCTTATGCCTCGAGTGGCGCATTCGCTTAAACATCGGCCATCGACCTCAGGTCGGGTCCGCCAGCATGTACGGTCTGAAGAGTCCGTTGTTCTAGTATCCAAAGTCGACATCATGGTCTAGTCAAGACGTGTGTTGTTCAGCTTACTAGCAAAGAGTCGATTGAGGTCCATACACACGCCCACGGGGGTGATAGGTGCAGTTTTCCACGAATGACAAAGGCTGTGGGAAACCTCAAGAATGTACGCTGAAACATGTCCTACCGAACAGCTGCAAGGTCGAGAAGGAACCGTAGTTCTTTCCTGTAGAACTCTTGGTCCATGCGGTGAGACAACGCCAGAGATCTCGGCATAATCATGGCAGATTTGGTAAATTGTCTAGGTAGAGGCAGTCTAGATTCGTCTGGCGTACTTTTGAACTGACCCCGAACTTCAAGCCGGACACCAAGGGACGGATGTAGATGCAGTCGAACGCTGGGGAACATGGCGGATGTGTAACCCGCAGAGTACATATGTCCCCATTTCGCCATCACCTTTCAGATGGTGCCATTCTCAACACCCCATTGCCCACGACAGAACAACCCAACTTTTCCGACATCGTTTCAACACTCTCCATCCTGTTCCAACGCTCTCGACACCGCCTCAGCACTCCCTATACCGTACCGCGCCTCGAACAAGATGAAGCTCCACATCATCGGCACGGCTCTTGGCCTTCTTGCACCACTCGCTCAGGGATGGGTAACGCACACGCACATCTGCGCCAACTCGAATGTGATATTCTACTCGGCAGCCGACTGTTACAATGCGGGCCTGCTTGGTATCTGCGTAAGTACCCTCTCCGCCGGGCCACGTCGTCTCGTCTCCGCTTCCCTGTATACTAACTTGGCCATAGGCTATTGGCAAACCAACGGAGGCGGACGTCGCTTGTTATGACTACCCGAACTATGAGTACCCGGCCTTCCCCAACGAGTATCATTTCCATGGCTGGTCGGACAGCGGCGTCGAATGCTACGTGCCAGGTTTCGACAAGAAAGTGGGAACTGGTCATATCGCTTGCGTTTTCGAACCTGACGACGCGCGAAGCGTTCGGAACTTGGCGAGAGAGAGCAGTGATGGGCCTTCTGTGGCCTCGCAGACGTGAGAAGACTCGCAAAGCAATTTTCGACCAGATCTTTTTGCAACGGGGAAGTTGCAGAGACCGGTCACTTGGAGACAGCCTTTAGGTGTTTCTCGAGCACTTTGTAGGCTATAAATGTAGCTCGACTTGGAAACCTGAACCAAGCTTTCATGTAAACAGCAGTCCTTCGGATCTCGGAGAAGTGTTGTCCGATACTTCCGCATTGAGATCATCCTGGAAGCTGTCAATGCAGGGCGTTGCAGACGACGGCACCCGATGCCCCTCGTGGGCTGGGATGACTATACTGCCGTCGTGACTTGTGCTCCTTCAATACTCAATCATGTATCGTTCATGCGGCATTCGGCATCCTCGCTTTCATAAAGTCCACCAGATCGAAAAAGCTCTTCTTATATCGCCTCGTCTGCGTTGTCCTATTCACAGTCTGAATACCAAATTGCTGCTCGTAATCTCCGAACTCCCAGCTAGCGAACGTCTGTCAGTGAAGCTTCACCCAAGAGAACAGAACGAGCAATGAACTCACTTGTCCATAAACGACCACGCAAAAGCCCCCACAACATGCACCCGATCCTCCCAAATACTCTTCAACACCTCCGACATGAACGACAAATAGTACACCGACCTCGGCGTGTCG
The DNA window shown above is from Zymoseptoria tritici IPO323 chromosome 11, whole genome shotgun sequence and carries:
- a CDS encoding uncharacterized protein (No reliable hits with protein databases, neither with hypothetical (not significant). Probable M graminicola specific protein (novel gene). unknown function.) encodes the protein MKLHIIGTALGLLAPLAQGWVTHTHICANSNVIFYSAADCYNAGLLGICAIGKPTEADVACYDYPNYEYPAFPNEYHFHGWSDSGVECYVPGFDKKVGTGHIACVFEPDDARSVRNLARESSDGPSVASQT